In one Lolium rigidum isolate FL_2022 chromosome 3, APGP_CSIRO_Lrig_0.1, whole genome shotgun sequence genomic region, the following are encoded:
- the LOC124703879 gene encoding switch-associated protein 70-like, with the protein MATNGSSPRVRDAESSLDKVKRQLSTGSGRYLLQGPLLKRSETLRKWNERWIILDPTSGKMEYKLRRNETAVKGSILFDAASTITLSPVNFHGMPKYDGCCFYIGTPQKKDYFLCAETPGAAKAWVSTLHATQLVLQAHKEAVNSLAGNGSPSTLGTVATAVANANATALEAMKEIDAALKVSMRAALGFGTNNPNEGQLDDLTIMKETLRVKDEELQHLAKDIRARDSTIREIADKLTETAEAAEAAASAAHTLDEQRRLLCTEIERLKKAMETQMEQSMLKLRQSEEKVISLSREKDQLLKERDAAFQEAHMWRTELGKAREQAVIQEATIARAEEKVRVSEADAAVRIKEAAENLHAVEKEKEELLALIGVLQSQVQRDQSSTKQVCEERSESCSGTDNSPPLTKHVDASDDDVDKACVSDSRSVLVSSDSTEVQLAVDGVDIRPIGDAEWGDFQQPEALIADVREVSPEGEGSSLDIPVVNPPPVPDHMQGGATHP; encoded by the exons ATGGCCACCAACGGCAGCTCCCCG AGGGTTAGAGACGCGGAGAGCAGCCTGGACAAGGTGAAGCGGCAGCTGTCGACGGGGTCCGGGAGGTACCTGCTGCAGGGTCCCCTGCTGAAGCGATCTGAGACG TTACGGAAATGGAATGAAAGATGGATAATATTGGACCCAACATCTGGAAAGATGGAATACAA ACTTCGGAGGAATGAAACTGCTGTCAAGGGATCCATTTTATTTGATGCTGCAAGCACCATTACTTTGTCTCCTGTAAATTTTCA CGGGATGCCAAAGTATGACGGCTGCTGTTTCT ACATTGGAACTCCTCAGAAAAAGGATTACTTTCTTTGCGCTGAAACTCCTGGTGCTGCCAAAGCTTGGGTATCTACATTGCA TGCAACACAGTTAGTACTACAAGCGCATAAAGAGGCAGTAAATTCGTTAGCTGGGAATGGCTCTCCTTCTACATTAGGCACGGTTGCGACGGCAGTTGCTAATGCTAACGCAACTGCtttggaggccatgaaggagatAGATGCTGCACTGAAGGTTTCAATGAGGGCAGCTCTTGGGTTCGGTACAAATAATCCAAATGAGGGTCAACTTGATGATTTAACCATCATGAAG GAGACGCTCCGAGTGAAAGATGAGGAGTTGCAGCATTTGGCTAAGGACATCCGTGCTCGGGACTCTACAATTCGGGAAATAGCAGACAAATTAACAGAGACTGCAGAGGCTGCAGAAGCAGCAGCTTCTGCAGCTCATACACTGGATGAACAGAGACGACTTCTATGTACTGAGATTGAGCGCCTGAAGAAGGCAATGGaaacacaaatggaacaatctaTGCTCAAG CTAAGGCAATCCGAAGAGAAGGTAATTAGCCTGAGCAGAGAGAAGGACCAATTGCTGAAGGAAAGAGATGCTGCATTTCAGGAAGCTCATATGTGGCGCACTGAACTAGGAAAAGCTAGAGAGCAAGCGGTGATACAGGAAGCAACTATTGCCCGAGCAGAGGAGAAGGTAAGGGTGTCTGAAGCGGATGCTGCCGTTCGGATAAAGGAAGCTGCTGAAAATTTGCATGCTGTTGAGAAAGAAAAGGAGGAACTTTTAGCCCTTATTGGTGTTCTCCAATCACAAGTGCAGAG AGACCAAAGCAGCACAAAACAAGTATGCGAAGAGAGATCTGAATCATGCTCTGGTACCGACAACTCCCCTCCATTGACAAAGCACGTCGATGCATCAGATGATGATGTGGACAAAGCATGCGTAAGTGATTCAAGATCAGTCCTGGTTTCTAGCGATAGCACCGAAGTCCAGCTCGCTGTGGATGGGGTGGACATCCGTCCAATTGGCGATGCAGAATGGGGTGACTTCCAGCAGCCAGAAGCATTGATCGCTGATGTCCGGGAAGTCTCCCCGGAAGGAGAAGGCAGCAGCCTTGATATCCCTGTGGTCAATCCCCCACCAGTCCCTGATCATATGCAGGGAGGGGCAACACATCCTTGA